Below is a genomic region from Caulobacter rhizosphaerae.
CGACGTGATGATCACCCGGGAAGCGCCGAACTATCCGAGCGCGGTCTAACCGGTGCGGATGGCCCTCGAACTTCAGATGCTGGGCTGGGCCGTCGTCATCGGCCTGGTCCATCTGATCTGGGCGGCCGCGGCCGCCCAGCCGCAGCGCGGTCTGAAGTGGCACGTGGGTCCGCGCGACACGCCGGTGGTGCTGACGGGCATGGCGGGGCGTCTCGAACGCGCCTTCGCCAATTTCCGCGAGACCTTTCCGCTCTTCGCCGCCGCCGTGCTGGTCGCCTATCTGGGCGGCCGGCTGGGCATACTCTCGGCCCATGGCGCGGTGCTCTATGTCGGGGCGCGGGCGATCTATACCTTTCTCTATGCCTTCGGCGTGCCGGTCGCCCGGTCGCTGGCTTGGCTGGCTTCCCTGATCGGCATTGGCCTGATCCTGGCGGCTCTGGTGATCTGAAAGCAAAAATGCGCGACGGCGGCAGACTAGCAGCGGCGATCGAGGTCCTCACCGAGATCGAGACGCGTCATTTTCCCGTACGGATGGCGCTGAAGCGCTGGGGTGAGGGCGCGCGCTATGCGGGCTCCAAGGACCGCGCCTTCGTGTCGGGCCTGGCGCTGGACGCTCTGCGTCGCAAGCGGTCGCTGGGCTGGATGATGGGCGACGACAGCCCGCGCGGCGTGGTCCTGGGCGTGCTGGCCCACGACTGGAAATGGTCTGCGGATCGGATCGCGGAGGCGGCGGGCGAAGACCACGGCCCCGGCGCCCTGACCGATGCGGAGCGCGAACGTCTGGCCGCGCCCCGCTCGCTGGCCGACGCCCCGGCCCCGGTGGCCGGCGACTACGCCGACTGGCTGCAGCCGCACCTGGCGCGCGCCCTGGGCGCCGACCACGGGGCCGAGATGGCCGCGTTGGCCGAGCGCGCGCCCGTCGACCTGCGCATCAACCTCCTGAAGACTGACGTCGAGCGGGGCGGCAAGGCGGTGGCCCTGATCGGCGCCGAACCGGCCGGCGTCCTGGACACGGCCTTCCGCATCCCCGCGCCCGGCGCCGCCGACCGCACGCCGTCGGTCGAGGCCGTGCCGGCCTTCTCCAAGGGCTGGTTCGAGGTGCAGGACCTGGGCTCGCAGATCGCCGCCGCTACCGCCGGACCGATCAAGGGCAAGCAGGTGCTGGACTTCTGCGCCGGGGGCGGGGGTAAGACCCTGGCCCTGGCGGCCGCCATGGGCAACAGCGGCCAGATCTACGCCCACGACAGCGACGCCCGCCGCCTGGCTGACACCATCCGCCGCGGCCAGAGGGCAGGGGTCCGCAACCTGCAGATCCGCTCGCCGATCGAGGGCGAGCCGTTGAAGGGGCTGGAAGGCAAGCTGGACCTGGTGTTCGTCGACGCCCCCTGTACTGGCTCGGGGACCTGGCGCCGACATCCGGACGCCAAGTGGCGCCTGTCGCCTGACCAGCTGGCCAAGCGCCAGATCGAACAGGACGCGGTGCTGGCCGATGCTTCCGACTTCGTGAAGCCGGGTGGCCGCCTGATCTATGTCACCTGCTCGCTGCTGGCGGAGGAGAACGAGGATCGCGTGGCGGCCTTCGTCGAGCGCCATCCGGGGTTCTCGGTGAAGCCGATCGCCGTGGCCGGGCTCGAACAGCATCTGACGCCGGAAGGCTACTTGCGCCTGACCCCGCATCGCGCCGGCACCGACGGCTTCTTCGCCGCCGTGATCGAGCGCGGGTCTTACGTGCCCTAGAGCCGGCCCGACCCTTACGGTCGGGATGAAGGGCTCGCCGAAGAATGAGATTTCTCCCGACAGGGAGACCGAACCGAAACGACACGCTGGAGAACGCCTGACCATGACCGCCGAACCCCACCACCAGCGCGTCCTGATCGTCGATTTCGGCAGCCAGGTCACTCAGCTGATCGCGCGCCGGGTGCGCGAGGCCGGCGTCTATTGCGAGATCCACCCGTTCGACAAGGCCGAGGCTCTGGTCGACGACTACAAGCCCGCCGCCATCATCCTGTCGGGCGGTCCGGCCAGCGTGCTGGAAGAAGACAGCCCTCGCATCGGCCGCAAGCTGTTTGACCTGGGCCTGCCAATGCTGGCCATCTGCTACGGCCAGCAACTGCTGTGCGACGTGCTGGGCGGCAAGGTCGAGGGCGGTCACGCCGGCGAATTCGGCCGCGCCGAGTTGACGGTCGGCAAGGTCAGCCCGCTATTCCAAGGCTTGGCCGGTGTCGGCGAGCTGGAAACCGTCTGGATGAGCCATGGCGACCGCGTCACCGCCATCCCGGAAGGTTTCGAGGTCGTCGCCACCTCGACCGGCGCGCCGTTCGCCGCCATCGCCAACGACGCCAAGAAGATCTACGCCGTCCAGTTCCACCCCGAGGTGGTGCACACGGTCAACGGCGCGCGGATCTACAAGAACTTCCTGGCCCTGGCCGGCCTGAAGGGCGACTGGACCATGGCGGCCTTCCGCCAGGAGATGGTCCAGAAGATCCGCGACCAGGTCGGAGACGGCAAGGTGATCTGCGGCCTGTCGGGCGGCGTCGACAGCTCGGTGGCCGCCGTCCTGATCCACGAAGCGATCGGCGACCAGTTGACCTGCGTGTTCGTCGACACCGGCCTGCTGCGCAAGAACGAGGCCGACCAAGTCGTCACGCTGTTCCGCGACCACTACAACATTCCGCTGATCCACGTGGACGCGGGCGACCTGTTCCTGGGCGAGCTGGCTGGGGTCAGCGACCCGGAGACCAAGCGCAAGACGATCGGCAAGTTGTTCATCGACGTGTTCGACAAGGAGGCCGCCAAGATCGACGGCGCGGCGTTCCTGGCCCAGGGCACGCTTTATCCCGATGTGGTCGAAAGCGTTTCGGCCCGAGGCGGCCCCTCGGCGGTGATCAAGAGCCACCACAATGTCGGCGGCTTGCCCGACTACATGAAGCTGAAGCTGGTCGAGCCGCTGCGCGAGCTGTTCAAGGACGAGGTCCGCGCCCTGGGCGTCGAGCTGGGCCTGGCCCCGGCCTTCGTCGGCCGCCACCCGTTCCCCGGCCCGGGCCTGGCCATCCGCATTCCAGGCGAGATCACGCCCGAGAAGGTCAAGGTCCTGCAGGACGCCGACGCCATCTACCTGGAGGAGATCCGCAAGGCCGGCCTGTACGACAAGATCTGGCAAGCCTTCGCCGTGCTGCTGCCGGTCAAGACGGTCGGTGTGATGGGCGACGCCCGCACCTACGAAAACGTCCTGGCCCTGCGTGCGGTCACCTCGACCGACGGCATGACCGCCGACTTCTTCGAGTTTCCCTGGGATGTGCTGGGCAAGACGGCCACCCGGATCATCAACGAGGTCCGCGGCGTCAACCGGGTCGTCTACGACGTGACGTCAAAGCCGCCAGGCACGATTGAGTGGGAATGATTCAGGGTCCTTCCGGGACCTTCGCGAACCATCCACGATATCGCCTAAATCATTGAAATAATTTGTGTTCTGCCTCCCCAACGATCGGCGACGATCGGGGGGAGCCAGTTCACTTTTCGTGTGGCTGACGGTAAGCCTACGACCTTGCTCGCGAGGGCGAGCGGCTGATACCGTCACGACAAGTCAGGCCTGACGGTACTTTTTCCAGCATCAAGCCCCTGAATTCACTCAGGAAAAGGCGCTTCCCCCATGCCGTTTTCGGCATGACGGTATTTTGCGGCCTTTTTCCCGGTTTTCGGGGTGCGCAGGAGGCCGTTCATGCTCACCGACGCAGCACTCAAGTTTTTGAAACCAAAGAAGAAACCGTACAAGGTCGCGGACCGTGACGGTATTTATGTGGTGGTCTCTCCCGCCGGGTCGATCTCCTTCCGTCTCGACTACCGGGTCAACAACCGGCGAGAGACCCTGACCCTTGGCCGCTATGGTCGGGACGGCATCAGCCTGCTCGCCGCGCGCGAGCTGGGCATGGAAGCCCGCCGCAAGGTGAGGGAAGGGATCTCGCCCGCCATCGAAAAGCAGCGGGACAAGGCCCGCATCAAGGCCGCCAAGACCTTCGGCGACTTTGGCCGCAAGTGGCTGGAGGAAGCCCGGATGGCCGAAAGCACCCGGGCCATGCGCCGCTCGATCTACGAGCGCGACGTCGAGCCGGCGTTCAGGAACCGGTTGCTGAGCGAGATCGAGCCGGCCGATATCCGGGCTCTATGCCAGACAGTGAAGGGCCGGGGCGCGCCCGCGACCGCGATCCATATCCGCGACCAGGTCAACCTGATCTTCGCCTTCGCCCGCCTGCATGGCGAGAAGGTGGAGAACCCGGCCAGCGACGTCAGCCCGTCGTCGATCTGGTCGTTCGTGCCGCGCGAACGGGCCTTGTCGGCCAAGGAGATCCGGCTGTTCTATCCGCTCCTGGAGCAGGTGCCGACGCTGCCGACCATCAGGCTGGGCATGAAGCTCATCCTGCTGACCCTGGTCCGCAAGAGCGAGCTGCAGGACGCCACCTGGGACGAGGTCGACTTCGTCAACGCGGTCTGGTGCATCCCGGCCGCTCGGATGAAGGCCAGCCGGCCCCACAACGTCTATCTGTCGACCCAGGCGCTCGACATCATGATCGCCCTGAAGACCTGCGCGGGGAACTCACCCTACCTGCTGCCATCGCGCTACGAGGCGGACCAGCCGATGTCGCGCGCGACGTTCAACCGCGTGACCATGAGCATCGCCGAGCGCGCCAAGGAACAAGGGTTGCCGATCGCGCCTTTCACCGTCCACGACCTGCGCCGGACCGGTTCGACCTTGCTCAACGAGATCGGGTTCGAAAGCGACTGGATCGAGAAGTGCCTGGCCCACGTCGATCGCCGGACCTCACGCCGGGTCTACAATGTCGCCGAATACGCCCATCAGCGTCGGCACATGCTTCAGGAATGGGCCGACATGATCGACGCCTGGGTGAGGGGAGAGCGGAATGTCCCGACCCTGCGGCCCGCCGAGTTGCACGGGGTCACTTTGGATCCGCGCGCTTGAGCGCGCGGACCGGCGGCCCCGACCCTCTCGGTGTAAACGAGACGCTCTACCGGCGAGCCGATCAGGCGGTCTCTTACCGAACTACAGGCCGGGTCTTGCGGTCTCGGACGTCAGGCAGGGGCGCGCGGTCCTGGACGCCGGCTTCCGCGTCGCGCTTGCGCTCAGCCAGCCAGGTCTCGACCTCGGCGAGGTCCCAGACCACGCAGCGGCGTGTCAGGGCAAAGCGGCGGGGAAACTCGCCGCGCCGTTCCATCTCGTAGATCGTGGTGTCGGCCAGGGGGACGATCTGACGAAGCTGGGTCCGGCGGATCGCTCGCGTGGGCATGGAATCGGGATGGCGACGGGGCGCTGTGGGTTCGGTCATGCGCAGCTCCTTTGCCCTCGACTGTGAAGACGGTTGCTGCGTCGGCAAGCTGCTGCGGCGGGACATGCGGCCCTGGCGTAGAAAGGCAGGCGAACGGCGATGACGTTGGGGTGGGTCGGTCAGGGTGCTGGGTAGAGCAGGGCGCATTCGCGGTGGACGTGCGCGGCATAGCGAACATCGACCGTGCAGCAGTCCAGACCGTCTTGGCCGACGAAGGCTCCGGCTGGACAGGCGCCCGGCAGCAGGCGCCGCCAGTGTTTTGTCCCGGAACCGCCCAGAGACAGCTCCGTATAGTTGCAGTCGAGAGCGCGTCGCTCCTTTGGGTCTGTCTGTTTTTTATTGTAGGCCGCCTCGCCGATGGCGAGGCATTGGGCCCGCTTTGGCGTGTCCACCGCCTGCGCCGCTCGGGCCTTTTGCAGGACATCCTGACATTTGGGATGGTCGACTTGCAGGAAACAGTTGATCCGCTTGTCATAGCCACGCTGGCTGACCGTCTGGTCCAACGCCTTGCATTGCAGGCGCAGCGCCTCGGGATTGGCGGGCTTTCCACATTCGGCCTTGTAAAAGGCCGGCGTGAAATCAAAGGTGCCGACAGGCGGGCCGCCGCCTCGGTACAGGGCGGTCATGCAGCTGCCGTCGGCCTCACCAAAGCAAATCTGGCAAGATTGGCCCTTGAGGCACTTCTTGGGCGCGTTCCGGGCGCTGTCGGGCCGAAAGGCGTATCGCGTTCCATTGTCAGCCGGATTCAGCACGACATGCGCGTCGCACCCGCCCGGACAGGACAGCCCATCATTGTAGATGGTCAGCTTCATCGTTTTTTGAGCTGAGGCCACGGCCAGCGACGGCGCCGGCGCAGTCATCAAAAACGCCAGTAGCGCAAAGGCGGCGAGCAGGTGTCGGACCATACTGACTTCCCCCATAGGATGTCATAAATCATTACGCCTCCCCCGCGCGTGGCGTTAGCTTAAGTTTGAAGGCGGTTCGGGCAGCGGCCAGCGCGCCTCACGGCGCGTCCGCGAGCGAATGATCGGAAATGATCGCGCGCCTGGCGACAGACGGTTTGGCCCAACCCACGCCGCTCGAAAAATGACGACAAGGTGCGGCCATGGCAGAGATTGCTGTCGCCAGGGGGAAACGATGGCTAGGTCAGCTCGCGAACGCGGTCGCAATTCGGCGGCCGATGAATGGGGTTTGGACGAGGCGCCGCCGCCCCGGCGGATCGTCGACGACCTAGGTTACGCCGACTGGGTGGACATGGTCCTGGCAAGGGCCCGCAGCCGGGAGGAGGATCGCCGGCACGTCTGCGCCCGTTGCTTTGGCGACCCTGGGCTGAAGCGCTTCGTTCGCCACGTGGCTGACGCGAGAACCTGCGACTTCTGTCGTCGGCGCTCTCCCGGCCCCTTCGCCGCGCCCCTGATCGAAGTTGCCCGATTTGTCGAAGGTTGCCTGCGTCAGGACTACGACCACCCCGAAAACGTTCTCTTCTACGACCGCGAGAGCGAGAGTGGCTGGGCTGGAACGGTCTGGGACAATATCGAGCTGGTCGAGGAAAACGTCTGGGCCGACTGGGACGTCGTCGAGGCGCTGGCCGGCTGCCTGGATCCCGATTTCCAGTGGTGCGAGGCCGATCCGGCGGTGTTCATGCCCGAGCAGCATCTTCGTGTCAGCTGGGAGACGTTCTGCGACTATGTCAAACACACCTCCCGCTTCATGTTCCTACGGCCCGACGAGCAGGGGCGCTGGCTCTCGGACGAACAGGACGACACGCTGGTTCGGTCGACCGAAATGCTCGACCTGTTCGGCGAAGCGATCGAGGCGTGCAATCTGATCCAGACCCTGTCAACGAGCACGCGCTTCTACCGCGCGCGGCCCGTCAGCGAGGGAAACTGGTTCGAAACAGCAGACAGCTTGGGTCCGCCGCCGAGGTCCGATACCGGACCGCCGGCAAGCCGCATGAGCCCGGCGGGCATTCCGCTGCTCTACGCGGCTCTGGACGAAGTCACAGCCTTGGCCGAGACCATGGCCCGCAGCGGCCAGGCTTCCATGGGAACCTTCACGCCGGCCAGGTCCTTGAAGGTGCTGGACCTGAGGGCCGACCGGCCCGTGCCCAGCCCGACGATCTTCGAGAATGCGACATCCCTGGCCCGGGGACTTCCAGCATTCGTGCAGGCTTTCCGGGACGAAATCGCCCGGCCCGTGATCCGCGACGGGCGAGAGCACATCGACTACGTCCCATCCCAGATTGTCACGGAGTTCATTCGTCGGGTCTACCGGACGGCAGACGACCAGCGCCTCGACGGCGTCCTCTATCCGAGCACGAAAAATCCGGACGGCGCCTGCGTCGCGCTCTTCGTTACCAATACCGAAATCACTGGATCGACCTCGCGTTTTCACCGCGATCCGGTCTTGCGGTTCAGGCCGCGGTCCCCCCGCCGACTGATGGTCAGGGTCGGTCGCAACGGTGCGGTGAGGCGCTTCGATGACGTCTGACGGCCTAGTCTAGTCGAGAACGTAGGTCAGGCCGCAGCTACTTCGCAGGCGGCGGAGGGGCAGCTGGGCAGCGCCTAGCTGGTCCCGGGTTACCGCCGGGCGCTTTCGCGCCCGGCTCCACCCGATCGGGAGAGCGTCCGGCGGTCACGCTCGGTCCCGCGGCTTTCGCCGCTCCTACGGGCGCGACGCCTGGCGGGCGCCTTTGGGGCGCCGCCGGCCGCTCGACGCCGCCTCCCGCCACGCGCTTCGCGCGGGCTCCTGTGCAGGCTTCATTCTTGTTGGCGGCCTGACGGCCGCGTGGCTTAGGGCTCCGCCCTCGGCGCACTTCGGATCGGCTTCCGCCCAGCTTCGGTCGTGGCCAGGAGGGCCAGGGTGGAAGGAGGATCACGCCCTGCAGCCGGGTCCCCGCGAAGGGGAGGGTGACGAAGTCCAACAAGCCGCCGA
It encodes:
- a CDS encoding MAPEG family protein, encoding MRMALELQMLGWAVVIGLVHLIWAAAAAQPQRGLKWHVGPRDTPVVLTGMAGRLERAFANFRETFPLFAAAVLVAYLGGRLGILSAHGAVLYVGARAIYTFLYAFGVPVARSLAWLASLIGIGLILAALVI
- a CDS encoding RsmB/NOP family class I SAM-dependent RNA methyltransferase, with amino-acid sequence MRDGGRLAAAIEVLTEIETRHFPVRMALKRWGEGARYAGSKDRAFVSGLALDALRRKRSLGWMMGDDSPRGVVLGVLAHDWKWSADRIAEAAGEDHGPGALTDAERERLAAPRSLADAPAPVAGDYADWLQPHLARALGADHGAEMAALAERAPVDLRINLLKTDVERGGKAVALIGAEPAGVLDTAFRIPAPGAADRTPSVEAVPAFSKGWFEVQDLGSQIAAATAGPIKGKQVLDFCAGGGGKTLALAAAMGNSGQIYAHDSDARRLADTIRRGQRAGVRNLQIRSPIEGEPLKGLEGKLDLVFVDAPCTGSGTWRRHPDAKWRLSPDQLAKRQIEQDAVLADASDFVKPGGRLIYVTCSLLAEENEDRVAAFVERHPGFSVKPIAVAGLEQHLTPEGYLRLTPHRAGTDGFFAAVIERGSYVP
- the guaA gene encoding glutamine-hydrolyzing GMP synthase gives rise to the protein MTAEPHHQRVLIVDFGSQVTQLIARRVREAGVYCEIHPFDKAEALVDDYKPAAIILSGGPASVLEEDSPRIGRKLFDLGLPMLAICYGQQLLCDVLGGKVEGGHAGEFGRAELTVGKVSPLFQGLAGVGELETVWMSHGDRVTAIPEGFEVVATSTGAPFAAIANDAKKIYAVQFHPEVVHTVNGARIYKNFLALAGLKGDWTMAAFRQEMVQKIRDQVGDGKVICGLSGGVDSSVAAVLIHEAIGDQLTCVFVDTGLLRKNEADQVVTLFRDHYNIPLIHVDAGDLFLGELAGVSDPETKRKTIGKLFIDVFDKEAAKIDGAAFLAQGTLYPDVVESVSARGGPSAVIKSHHNVGGLPDYMKLKLVEPLRELFKDEVRALGVELGLAPAFVGRHPFPGPGLAIRIPGEITPEKVKVLQDADAIYLEEIRKAGLYDKIWQAFAVLLPVKTVGVMGDARTYENVLALRAVTSTDGMTADFFEFPWDVLGKTATRIINEVRGVNRVVYDVTSKPPGTIEWE
- a CDS encoding tyrosine-type recombinase/integrase is translated as MLTDAALKFLKPKKKPYKVADRDGIYVVVSPAGSISFRLDYRVNNRRETLTLGRYGRDGISLLAARELGMEARRKVREGISPAIEKQRDKARIKAAKTFGDFGRKWLEEARMAESTRAMRRSIYERDVEPAFRNRLLSEIEPADIRALCQTVKGRGAPATAIHIRDQVNLIFAFARLHGEKVENPASDVSPSSIWSFVPRERALSAKEIRLFYPLLEQVPTLPTIRLGMKLILLTLVRKSELQDATWDEVDFVNAVWCIPAARMKASRPHNVYLSTQALDIMIALKTCAGNSPYLLPSRYEADQPMSRATFNRVTMSIAERAKEQGLPIAPFTVHDLRRTGSTLLNEIGFESDWIEKCLAHVDRRTSRRVYNVAEYAHQRRHMLQEWADMIDAWVRGERNVPTLRPAELHGVTLDPRA
- a CDS encoding helix-turn-helix transcriptional regulator — its product is MTEPTAPRRHPDSMPTRAIRRTQLRQIVPLADTTIYEMERRGEFPRRFALTRRCVVWDLAEVETWLAERKRDAEAGVQDRAPLPDVRDRKTRPVVR
- a CDS encoding HEPN-associated N-terminal domain-containing protein, which translates into the protein MARSARERGRNSAADEWGLDEAPPPRRIVDDLGYADWVDMVLARARSREEDRRHVCARCFGDPGLKRFVRHVADARTCDFCRRRSPGPFAAPLIEVARFVEGCLRQDYDHPENVLFYDRESESGWAGTVWDNIELVEENVWADWDVVEALAGCLDPDFQWCEADPAVFMPEQHLRVSWETFCDYVKHTSRFMFLRPDEQGRWLSDEQDDTLVRSTEMLDLFGEAIEACNLIQTLSTSTRFYRARPVSEGNWFETADSLGPPPRSDTGPPASRMSPAGIPLLYAALDEVTALAETMARSGQASMGTFTPARSLKVLDLRADRPVPSPTIFENATSLARGLPAFVQAFRDEIARPVIRDGREHIDYVPSQIVTEFIRRVYRTADDQRLDGVLYPSTKNPDGACVALFVTNTEITGSTSRFHRDPVLRFRPRSPRRLMVRVGRNGAVRRFDDV